CAGCGCTGGTGGGGGGCACGACGATGATCATTGGCCACGTCCTGCCCGACAAGGAGACGTCGCTGCTGGACGCCTACGAGAAGTGCCGCAGCCTGGCCGACCCCAAGGTGTGCTGCGACTACGCCTTGCACATGGGCATCACCTGGTGGGCGCCCAAGGTGAGTCTGGCACGGCTCCGGGAGCAGCTGCCGGGGCTAATTCCCAGCCCCGCTGATCCCATTAGCTGCTTGGGGGgtgggctgagcccccaggaTGCCTTTTGAGCTGCCCTGAGCCGGGCTCAGCGGGGCAGTGGCTCAGGGGTGCCCCAGGGCAAGGGGTCCCCGTGTGGCTGAACCCCTCACTGGAGCAGggaaagtgctgctgctgcttcgtggaggggagcagggtgcccagggctggtggTCCCAGcctggggggaccccaacccaCAGCATGACCCCCATGGGGGTGGCAGGCAGGATTGGTGACCAGACCCCATCCCACAGCACACTCAGCCCCTGCAATCCCCTCAAAGCTGCTGGAGTGGGATCAGACCTGGCTCCcggctgtgctgcagggacaccccagccctgaccccccttccagcagagcaggggcagagggATGGTGTGGGTACCCCCCGGGGGCAAGAAAATCCCTTCTGCTCCCCCCCAACATCTGTCACTCCCCACGTCACCCACAAATCCAcgtcccgtgtccccaggggggTGTCAGTCCCTGCCCCGCGGCAGGGGCCCCTCGTGGAGTGAGGTCCCACTCTGACCCCCTGTCCCGGTGCAGGTGAAGGCAGAGATGGAGACGCTGGTGCGGGAGAAGGGGGTGAACTCCTTCCAGATGTTCATGACCTACAAGGACCTGTACATGCTGCGGGACAGCGAGCTCTACCAGGTCCTGCGCGCGTGCCGCGACATCGGCGCCATCGCCCGCGTCCACGCTGAGAACGGAGAGCTGGTGGCCGAGGTGAGGGCAGGGGCATGGGGGGTGCAATGGAcacccagctgggggcagcagaACCTCCgtcctgacccccccaaattccccaggGAGCCAAGGAAGCTCTGGATCTGGGCATTACAGGGCCGGAGGGCATCGAGATCAGCCGGCCTGAAGAGGTAGGTGATGGCAGGTGTCACCATGCCACCGCAGCAGTGGCGTGGGATGTGGCTGGCATGGTCCAGGGTATCCATATGGCTGCCACCACCCATCCTTGTGTCACCCACCCGCCCATTGGTGCCACCATTGTGTGTCACGTGTGTCACCGCCGGCTCTCTCTACAGCTGGAAGCTGAGGCCACGCACCGCGTCATCACCATCGCCAACCGGGTGAGTGCTCCTGTGCATCACCCGGCTGGGGGTGGGCGTCCCGgtcccctgggggtccctgtgcctCAGCAGGGGTGCAGAGATccccagggagctgggatgcCATGGAGACAGCACCACTGATCCCCTCTACGCAGACCCACTGTCCTGTGTACCTGGTGAACGTCTCCAGCATGTCCGCAGGGGATGTCATCGCCGCTGCCAAGATGCAAGGTAGGGGACATGGGTGGGGACACCCCTCCCCAACACACGTGGAGGCAAGGGGCACCTGTGTGGCACAGAAACACTTACTGACACAGGACACACATGGGCACCGGGGAGGTTTTGGGCTTGGAGGGATACGGACAGGGATTGTGGAGCTGTGGGCATGCAGAGACACCGGGCACCCATagacacaggcagggacagacaCACGGCACAGGAACATGGGTGTGCCTGTGGGgctgtgccctggcacaggggggcacacctgggcccCCAGCGCTGCTCATACACGCGGGACACACACGTGAGCACACAGGGGACACACGCAGGATACACACGGGGCACACACGGGGCACACACGGGGCACACACGGGGTACACACGGGGTACACACGGGGCACACACGGGGCACACACGGGGTACACACGGGGTACACACGGGACAGAGGGCTCATGCCCTGCTGGGAACATGGGGATGCTGACACGGACAGAGCACACACGTGTGCCCCTTGCACACCTGCCATCGCACACCCACCCGTTGCACACGCGTGTGCCTCCGCCTGGCAGGGAAGGTGGTGTACGCAGAGACGACCACGGCGCACGCCACACTCACCGGGCTGCACTACTACCACCAGGACTGGTTCCACGCCGCCGCCTACGTCACCGTGCCGCCGCTGCGCCTCGACACCAACACCTCCGCCTACCTCATGAGCCTGCTCGCCAAGTGAGACCTGCGCCGggcacctctccctgccccacaggcaccccctccctgccagctgcGCTGGCCAGTGCTATCTGGGCATCCTGATGTCCGGCATACCCTGGTGTCCCAGGCTGGGTGCCAGGCTGTCCAGCTGTGCCATTGCCCCAGCACTCTGCTCCCTTGGCCTTCAGGCACCTCATGCTTTGGGCACCCCACACCATGGGCatcaggccctctgtgccttgcTGCCCGGACACTGTGCACCCTTGGGGACACACTCTGTGAGTGCTGCACTTCCCAAGGACTCACTGAGCACCtgggctgtgggtgccccacTCAGCCACTCCCGGCATGGGTGCTCCATTCCCTGGGCCCCCTGTTCTGCAGGGACCCCACAGTGTGTGTGCCCCATTTCCTGGATGTCCCATTCCCTGGACATCTTGCTCCCTGGGTGCCAAGAACTCCAGGCATCCCATGGTGTAGGTGCCCCATTCCCCAGGCACTGAGCTCCCCAGGCACCCCATGGTGGGGGTACCCCATTCCCTGGGTCTGGGCTCCCTGGGCACCCCAAGtagccctggcagtgctgtcccctaccctgctctgtcccctgcagtgACACACTGAACATTGTGGCCTCGGACCACCGGCCCTTCAGCACCAAGCAGAAGGCCATGGGCAAGGAGGACTTCACCAAGATCCCCCATGGCGTCAGCGGGGTGCAGGACCGCATGAACATCATCTGGGAGCGTGGCGTGGTATGGCACTGCTGGCCTCGGCACGGGGTGGTGCTGGGGGTTCACGGGGGCCTTCTGGGAGTGGGACATCCCATGGGGTGTTCGCCCCCTGGCACGAGGGCAGTGGGCAAGGTGCTCCCCAAAGCACGCCAGCGGGTCCTGGCAAGGATCCTGGCCCCCGCAGCACACCTGGGATTTCTGGGGGACTTGGGGGTGACAGGGAGCGACACAGCCCAGCACATCCTCACCCCCACTCTGGCGGCAGGTGGGGGGTAAGATGGATGAGAACCGCTTTGTGGCCGTGACCAGCTCCAACGCTGCCAAGATCCACAACCTGTACCCCCGCAAGGGCCGGATCATCCCTGGGGCTGACGCTGACGTTGTGGTCTGGGACCCTGAAGCCACCAAGTAGGTgcaccccatggcagggggctggggaagggctccctgtgcccccagcaCCCGCTCACCACCCCGTCCCCCTGCCCAGGACCatctctgccagcacccaggtGCAGGGCGGGGACATCAACCTGTACGAGAACATGCGCTGCCACGGGGTGCCCCTGGTCACCATCAGCCGTGGGCGCGTGGTCTATGAGAACGGCGTCTTCATGTGCGCCGAGGGCACCGGCAAGTTCTGCCCGCTCCGCTCCTTCCCGGACATCGCCTACAAGAAGCTGGTGCAGCGGGAGAAGGTACGGGGGCAATGGTGGCTGTGCCGTGGCCGTGCCAGAGCAGTGCCGTGGCTGTGCCAGAGTGGTGCCATCACCATGCTGGGCAATGCTGCCGTGTGGGACAGGGCTGCGCTATGCTGGCTGCTGGAGGGGACAAGGGGGCAGTGGCTGTGGTGGTCCCAGCAGCGCCAGAGGACGGTCTGTGCCAGGCCGATGccatgctgtgctgcagcatgTGACAAGAGCACAGTGTGCCTTGTGCAGGGgacaggggtccctggggtCAGTGTGTGACAGAGAATCCTCCCCTGGGTCCTTGCCAGCACACTGGCAGTGCAAGAGGACAGTTGTCCCAACACGTGTGTGGCCCATGGCCATTTCAAGGCATGTGCTGAGGATCACGGCGCCCCATGGCCCCTGTTCAGGCTCTGCAGTTTGCTGGGTCTCCTAAGGCAGCCCCACAGTTCACAGTGGCCCCCGAtgcactgggacagggacacgtgtggctggggctgcccagcaGGGTACCCAGGAGCTCTGGCAGTCCCTGTCACCAAGGTCCCACCCATGTCCCCATGCTGTGGCTCTAGGGGATAGGATGGGGCATCGGTGTGGTGCTGATGGTGCAAGGGAAGGGGGGGGCCAGGGCCCCGTCACAGGAAGATGATGGCCAGCACTGAGGCGCTTGTCGGGAGCTCTGTGTGGctggggggtggcacagggcaTCGCATGGGCTTGGCTTGATTTGGCTTTGCTTGGCTTTGCTTGGCTTGGCTTGGTTTGGCTTGGCTTGGCTTGGCTTCGCCGGGGGGATGGGGCGaggggctgctctgccagggccacccacctctcccagcccatctcctgccctggcactgctTCGCACCGGGCGCCCCACAGCCCGCCCAGCATCTCGCCgagtgccccct
This Aphelocoma coerulescens isolate FSJ_1873_10779 chromosome 3, UR_Acoe_1.0, whole genome shotgun sequence DNA region includes the following protein-coding sequences:
- the DPYSL5 gene encoding dihydropyrimidinase-related protein 5 isoform X1, whose protein sequence is MMANAATMRILIKGGKVVNDDCTLEADVYIENGIIQQVGRELMIPGGAKVIDATGKLVIPGGIDTSTHFHQTFMNATCVDDFYHGTKAALVGGTTMIIGHVLPDKETSLLDAYEKCRSLADPKVCCDYALHMGITWWAPKVKAEMETLVREKGVNSFQMFMTYKDLYMLRDSELYQVLRACRDIGAIARVHAENGELVAEGAKEALDLGITGPEGIEISRPEELEAEATHRVITIANRTHCPVYLVNVSSMSAGDVIAAAKMQGKVVYAETTTAHATLTGLHYYHQDWFHAAAYVTVPPLRLDTNTSAYLMSLLANDTLNIVASDHRPFSTKQKAMGKEDFTKIPHGVSGVQDRMNIIWERGVVGGKMDENRFVAVTSSNAAKIHNLYPRKGRIIPGADADVVVWDPEATKTISASTQVQGGDINLYENMRCHGVPLVTISRGRVVYENGVFMCAEGTGKFCPLRSFPDIAYKKLVQREKSLKLRGVDRTPYLGDVAVVVHAGKKETGTPLADTPTRPATRHGGMRDLHESSFSLSGSQIDDHVPKRASARILAPPGGRSSGIW
- the DPYSL5 gene encoding dihydropyrimidinase-related protein 5 isoform X2; amino-acid sequence: MMANAATMRILIKGGKVVNDDCTLEADVYIENGIIQQVGRELMIPGGAKVIDATGKLVIPGGIDTSTHFHQTFMNATCVDDFYHGTKAALVGGTTMIIGHVLPDKETSLLDAYEKCRSLADPKVCCDYALHMGITWWAPKVKAEMETLVREKGVNSFQMFMTYKDLYMLRDSELYQVLRACRDIGAIARVHAENGELVAEGAKEALDLGITGPEGIEISRPEELEAEATHRVITIANRTHCPVYLVNVSSMSAGDVIAAAKMQGKVVYAETTTAHATLTGLHYYHQDWFHAAAYVTVPPLRLDTNTSAYLMSLLANDTLNIVASDHRPFSTKQKAMGKEDFTKIPHGVSGVQDRMNIIWERGVVGGKMDENRFVAVTSSNAAKIHNLYPRKGRIIPGADADVVVWDPEATKTISASTQVQGGDINLYENMRCHGVPLVTISRGRVVYENGVFMCAEGTGKFCPLRSFPDIAYKKLVQREKVLRSMTTFQNEPRPGFSLPPGAGRAASGRAGDLSPN